Below is a window of Prosthecochloris sp. GSB1 DNA.
CCCTACAGATTCCGCGATCCGCATCGGCTTGATAAGAAGATAGACCCCAGGAAATTATCCTTTGGCTCCAGAATTGATAAGGAAAACGGAGCGAAAAGAGAAGAGCTTTTTACTGTCAGAGAGATTCTCAGCCCGGAGAAGGTTCTTTTGTCCAACGGACTGACCGTCAAGCTTATCGGCGTAAAAACTGAGCCGTATCTGCAGGAAAAAGCAGTCGATTACCTGAGTGAGAAGATCAAGGGCAAGCGGATATTTCTCAGGTACGACCAGCTGAAGTACGACGAGGAAAATACTCTTCTCTGCTACCTCTATTTGCAGAACAAGACATTTGTCAACGCCCATCTGATTCGAAGCGGTTTCGTAGGTATTGAAACTGGCTTCGATTACAAATATAAGGGCAAATTTTTAACCCTGTCGGAAAATACGGATGGCTAAAGAGTGGATTCTCAACAGCGCGATGAACCGGTTCCAGCTGAATTTCAAAAGGAATGTAGGGGCTACCTCTGAATCCATCAGGAAATGTGCGCCGAGGACGCTTGAGGAATGGAGAGAGTACTACTTTGCCAATGTCAGGCCTGAAGAGCATATCATCGAACTTGGTAGAAAGCTGTACGTGAAAATCACCGAGGTGATCCAGGCCGAGGTCGCCGAAGTGACGGAAGAGGACTGCATCAACTACATGAAGCAGCTTGTCATCGATCGGACTTACGTTGGCTATAGGACGGAAATAGATACAGTATACGGTCAACTTGAACAGTTGCTCGGTGTGAAGATCGAGCCTGCGCCTGATGAATGGGATCGGTTGTACAATGTGGACTTTTACATCAAGGCAGGAGAGCACTTTATCGGTCTTCAGATCAAGCCGATCACGTTCAGCGGAGGGACTGTACAACTGCCGGAGATTTTCAAGGAAAAATCCATTCAGGAAAAGTCTCATCTAAAGTTCACCGAAAAGTATGGCGGGAAAGTGTTCTACGTTTACTCGTACAAGGGTGGGGAGAAGAAAGAGATTTACAACGGGGATGTGATCGATGAGATCATGAGCGAAATCGCTCGCCTGTCGTAAATCTTAGTTCCCTTTTCCGCTTCATGAAAAAACTCCTCTACGACATCTCGGTTCTCGGGCGGGGGTTTTGTTCGAACAGGTCGCGGACGGGGATATACAGGGTTGTAGAGAGTGTGGCGGCGGAGTTGAAGAAGATGGGGCGGCTTTCGGGGTTTACGGCCGGGCCGGGGCTGGCGGATTACCTGATGTGCGAGCGCTATCTGGATAGCGCGGATTCGTTCGACGGCGTGCCGTTGATCCGGCCGGAAATCAACGGTTTCGGTCTGCAGGGATACCGGGTTCTCGAACGCGCTGTCAGGGGCGTGCCGGGCAAGGCCGGGAGTTTTCTCAAGAGTGCGTTGCGGGCTATGGAGCGATCGCATGACCGTTCGAAGGTGCTCGATATCGAAGAGGTAGAGAACTATGATATCTTCCACGCGCTCTACGATCCCGTGCCGAAGGAGGTGCGCCGGCTCCGCAAGATCAGCCGGTTCCAGACGGTCTACGACATCATTCCGATAAAATTTCCCGAATACTGTTCGCGCGGGAGCGTCAGGCAGCTTGAAAGAATCGTCTCTTCGATAGACGAGAGGACGAACGTGCTCTGCATCTCGCAGCATACGAAGGACGATCTCTGCGAACTGACAGGCATGGACCCCGGGAGGGCGTTTGTGACCTGCCTTGCCGCTTCGGACATATTTCGGCGGTGCACCGACAGTGAAGAGCTCGAAAGGGTGCTCGGAAGATACGGCCTCTGGAGATTTCCCTATATCCTCGGCCTTTCCACGCTGGAGCCGAGGAAGAACGTCGCGACAGTCATCAGGAGCTTCGCCAGGATCGTCAGGGAAAACGCCATTTCCGACCTGCGGCTGGTGCTCGTCGGGCAGAAGGGGTGGAAGTGCGAAGGGATCTTCGCCGAGCTGGAAGCCGACCCGGCCCTTCGGAAGCGGGTCATCCTGACGGGCTACCTGCCCGACGAGGATCTCCCGGCGATCTACACCGGCGCGACGGCTTTTCTCTATCTCTCCTTCTACGAGGGGTTCGGCCTCCCGCCGCTCGAAGCGATGCAGTGCGGTGTGCCGGTCATCACGTCGAACGCTTCGTCGCTGCCCGAAGTGGTCGGAGACGCGGGCATGCTCGTCGACCCCGAAGACGAGGAAGCCGTCGCGCAGGGCCTCATCGACATCCACATCTCACCTCCGCTCTCCGACCGGTTGTCGGAAGCGGGTATGCGGCGCGCCCGCGAATTCAGCTGGAGGAAATGCGCGGAGCAGACCGTCTCGGCCTACGAAGCGGGCTGCGAAAATACGTGATGTTTCATTTTTCCGTCAGCCAAGCAGGCCGATGACTGAGGATTTCAGCTTGAATTTTCGTGCGTTCATCGGGTT
It encodes the following:
- a CDS encoding MjaI family restriction endonuclease; this encodes MAKEWILNSAMNRFQLNFKRNVGATSESIRKCAPRTLEEWREYYFANVRPEEHIIELGRKLYVKITEVIQAEVAEVTEEDCINYMKQLVIDRTYVGYRTEIDTVYGQLEQLLGVKIEPAPDEWDRLYNVDFYIKAGEHFIGLQIKPITFSGGTVQLPEIFKEKSIQEKSHLKFTEKYGGKVFYVYSYKGGEKKEIYNGDVIDEIMSEIARLS
- a CDS encoding glycosyltransferase family 4 protein is translated as MKKLLYDISVLGRGFCSNRSRTGIYRVVESVAAELKKMGRLSGFTAGPGLADYLMCERYLDSADSFDGVPLIRPEINGFGLQGYRVLERAVRGVPGKAGSFLKSALRAMERSHDRSKVLDIEEVENYDIFHALYDPVPKEVRRLRKISRFQTVYDIIPIKFPEYCSRGSVRQLERIVSSIDERTNVLCISQHTKDDLCELTGMDPGRAFVTCLAASDIFRRCTDSEELERVLGRYGLWRFPYILGLSTLEPRKNVATVIRSFARIVRENAISDLRLVLVGQKGWKCEGIFAELEADPALRKRVILTGYLPDEDLPAIYTGATAFLYLSFYEGFGLPPLEAMQCGVPVITSNASSLPEVVGDAGMLVDPEDEEAVAQGLIDIHISPPLSDRLSEAGMRRAREFSWRKCAEQTVSAYEAGCENT